A window of Streptomyces profundus genomic DNA:
ATGTCGGGCGAGATGTCGATCCCGTAGTAGTGCCCCGGATCCAGGTAGTCGATGAAGCGCCAGCCGGCACGCAGGTTGCCACAGCCGATGTCGAGCATGCGGTGGTCCGGGCGGAGCCCGTGCCGCTTGAGGTAGTCGAACTGCATCAGCCCGAGCGCCAGCCACCGTTCGTGGCTGCGGCTGCCCACCGCCGCCTCGGGGTCGCGGCCCGCGTCGGAGGCCATCACGGCGCGGTAGTAGGAGACATGGTCCCGGTGCTTGGCGCGGAGCCACAGGTCACGGGCGGTGCGTCGCAGATAGGGCACCACCCGCCGGGGATTGCGGGTGGCGTAACGCACCTTGTGCACGACGCTGGACCGGTTCACGTTCAGTTTCTTGTGCCGTTGGCCCTGCATGTGGTGCTCGCTCTCCTTGACGTTCCGTTTACGTGTCGTCGGCTTTCCGGCGGTTGCGGATGCCTGGCAGCTTGGTTCACGGTGGCGCTCGCGCCCGGAAGGCGCGCAGCGAACCGCCGAGTTCGCCACCCGGCGGTGACGGTCGCCCCGGGGTTGACGAGGAGGGTGGATACCCCCGCCGGGTACATTGGGGAGCCGGTGGCCTGGCAGCGACGCCGGCCGGAGATGCCCGCTCGCGGGGGCGTGAATCAGCCATGCGAATCGGCCAGTTGCGGAACCGGAACGAGGCCGGGGGTCCGGCTGACGAAATAATCGGGTGGCGGGCGGAGTCAACACCGGAGTGGGTGCGAGGGGGCCGGGCCGAGCGGTCGGCTCGGCGAGGCGAGGGGGAGACGGTGAGCAAGGAACTGCACGAGTGGTTGGTGTCCAAGAAG
This region includes:
- a CDS encoding class I SAM-dependent methyltransferase, which produces MQGQRHKKLNVNRSSVVHKVRYATRNPRRVVPYLRRTARDLWLRAKHRDHVSYYRAVMASDAGRDPEAAVGSRSHERWLALGLMQFDYLKRHGLRPDHRMLDIGCGNLRAGWRFIDYLDPGHYYGIDISPDILVNAKKTLVSYELQPKLPYLAISGDLTFDFLPSGHFDVVHAHSVFSHSPIEVIDECLSHVGRLLAPDGFFDFTYDRTEGREHQVLREDFYYRTETLVALAERHGLKAQFMDDWEELPHGQSKIRVTAP